A genomic window from Ciona intestinalis chromosome 8, KH, whole genome shotgun sequence includes:
- the LOC100176657 gene encoding claudin-1 — MANSSLQAVGLVLSVIAAVCTTLAVILPEWRKNDPKGEVIEAVVRHQGIWLRCTSYSTGIWQCDDFDAFFLGLPAQLQVARGLALCSVVFGFFGIMLSIFGMECTRCIENNPKTKTRIALIASGFFIASALSIGIAVSYYASQVAQEYTASSILLVNDLGQRYVFGSSLFLGWAAMAIGVLGGAVMMCGSFYVDKEEDEYWNKGRVGRGVRRMRSSFRQSFRPRVTKDADYV; from the exons ATGGCAAACAGCTCTTTACAAGCAGTCGGCCTTGTACTTAGCGTCATAGCTGCCGTGTGTACAACCCTGGCAGTTATTCTACCAGAATGGAGAAAGAATGATCCTAAAGGTGAAGTCATAGAGGCGGTTGTTCGTCATCAAG GTATTTGGTTGAGGTGTACTTCTTACTCGACTGGTATTTGGCAATGCGATGACTTTGATGCTTTCTTTCTCGGTCTCCCTGCTCAGTTGCAG GTAGCCAGAGGTTTGGCGCTTTGTTCCGTAGTGTTCGGTTTCTTCGGGATTATGTTGTCAATCTTCGGTATGGagtgcacaaggtgtattgaGAATAACCCGAAGACAAAGACTAGAATCGCTCTCATCGCGTCTGGCTTCTTTATCGCTTCTGCATTGAGTATTGGGATCGCCGTGTCTTACTATGCGAGCCAG GTCGCGCAAGAGTACACGGCCTCCAGCATTCTACTTGTCAATGACCTTGGACAAAGATACGTGTTCGGTTCATCTCTCTTCCTAGGATGGGCTGCCATGGCGATTGGAGTCCTTGGAGGAGCAGTGATGATGTGTGGAAGCTTCTACGTTGATAAGGAGGAGGATGAATATTGGAACAAAGGAAGAGTAGGACGAGGAGTCAGGAGAATGAGGAGCAGCTTCCGTCAGAGCTTCAGACCAAGAGTTACAAAGGATGCAGATTACGTCTAA
- the LOC100179074 gene encoding lysyl oxidase homolog 3A: protein MNCLRSNICLFICFLFFYVNDCTAQEEANASNDTLLIRLREGKTENEGRVEIYHGGEWGTICDDDWNIEAANVVCRMLGYDGAWEYLHSGKFGPGEGDILMDNVQCTGDESIISSCQFNGWKNHDCSHHEDAGVKCNKIRLPGFHRNLQTGDEGLDFIRLKPPRGHRKRLPQLDGYVEFYHQKKWRKVCSTGWDLNTASVICGQLGFPRAEEITDRSQYLARARKKHYYWLSNITCIGTENKVSQCKFQNVDISAYNTCPGEPLITRCIPGPKYARGNFKKGGKRRKHRKHNVLRQETIRLKVGSAEGEGRLEVMRSGRWGTVCHRGWNLWAANVACRELGFGTAKREIINSYFGAGHGPIWLTDLNCRGNETQLSDCQHGYISTSAEGYEDSELTECNHEHDAGVACYVPQFNANQRIRLVGGRNPMEGRVEVKIRKRWGAVCSNDWTMKEAMVVCRQLGLGFALHSLKDVYFFPGTENITEIAMTGIHCKGDELALQFCPSDGRSLSVCGDPHRSSTPFAGVICTELSPDLMQDIPLLQQSLHLEDRPLHNLYCASEEGCLSPSAAKMDWPYGSRRLLRFSTRVWNRGRADFRPARSQDQWIWHQCHGHYHSMAEFTHYDILDLNFTKVAEGHKASFCLEDSECSPGVSPRFDCDQPGGGVQGIAVGCADNYQYNIDCQWIDISDITAGNYLIRIRVNPGTLVAESDFGNNEVICNLQYDGSRVWAWNCHIPDDFDPEILIRYYTSEVYP from the exons ATGAACTGTCTTCGCagcaatatttgtttatttatttgctttCTGTTCTTTTATGTAAATGATTGTACAGCACAAGAAGAAGCAAATGCATCGAATGATACTTTGTTG ATTCGGCTCCGTGAAGGCAAAACTGAGAACGAGGGTCGTGTTGAGATTTACCACGGAGGGGAATGGGGAACGATATGTGACGATGATTGGAATATTGAAGCTGCTAACGTTGTGTGTAGGATGTTGGGATATGATGGGGCATGGGAGTATTTGCACAGCGGGAAGTTCGGTCCCGGGGAAG GTGACATATTGATGGATAATGTACAGTGTACCGGCGATGAAAGCATCATATCAAGTTGCCAATTTAACGGCTGGAAAAACCACGATTGTTCTCACCACGAGGATGCAGGCGTCAAGtgtaataaaataagattACCGGGATTTCACCGCAATTTGCAA ACTGGGGACGAAGGTCTTGATTTTATCCGTCTTAAACCGCCAAGGGGGCACAGAAAACGTCTTCCACAACTAGACGGTTACGTAGAGTTTTACCATCAAAAGAAATGGAGGAAAGTTTGCTCAACTGGGTGGGACTTGAACACGGCATCTGTGATTTGTGGACAGCTAGGATTTCCTAGAGCAGAGGAAATTACGGATAGGAGCCAATATTT AGCCAGGGCAAGAAAAAAGCATTACTATTGGTTGAGCAACATTACATGTATAGGCACTGAGAATAAAGTGTCCCAATGCAAGTTTCAAAATGTGGATATAAGTGCATACAACACCTGCCCTGGTGAACCACTGATAACAAGATGTATTCCTGGTCCAAAGTACGCAAGAGGGAATTTCAAAAAAGgaggaaaaagaagaaaacacAGAAAACATAATGTCTTG AGGCAGGAAACGATCCGATTAAAAGTTGGATCAGCAGAAGGAGAGGGCAGGTTAGAAGTGATGAGGTCTGGTAGATGGGGAACTGTTTGTCATCGCGGATGGAATTTATGGGCAGCTAATGTCGCATGTAGGGAGCTTGGGTTTGGGACGGCTAAGAGGGAAATTATTAATTCATATTTTGGTGCAG GACATGGTCCAATATGGTTGACCGATTTGAATTGTCGTGGTAACGAGACACAGTTGAGCGATTGTCAACATGGTTACATATCCACAAGTGCTGAGGGGTATGAGGATTCAGAACTAACAGAATGCAATCATGAACATGATGCTGGCGTGGCTTGCTATGTTCCACAGTTCAATGCAAATCAAAGG ATACGGCTGGTTGGAGGGCGTAACCCAATGGAGGGTCGAGTAGAAGTGAAGATAAGGAAAAGGTGGGGAGCGGTGTGTAGTAATGATTGGACAATGAAAGAGGCAATGGTTGTGTGTCGACAACTTGGTCTCGGGTTTGCTCTTCATTCTCTAAAG GATGTTTATTTCTTCCCTGGAACTGAAAACATCACCGAGATTGCAATGACTGGCATCCACTGTAAAGGAGATGAACTAGCCTTACAGTTTTGTCCAAGTGATGGGCGAAGTTTGTCAGTGTGTGGAGATCCACACCGATCCTCAACTCCATTTGCTGGAGTTATTTGCACTGAAT tATCCCCTGATCTGATGCAGGATATTCCTCTTCTACAACAATCTCTTCATTTAGAAGATCGACCGCTGCATAACTTGTATTGTGCAT CTGAGGAAGGTTGTCTATCGCCCTCTGCTGCAAAGATGGATTGGCCTTATGGATCTCGTCGACTCCTCCGTTTCTCAACAAGAGTTTGGAACAGAGGAAGAGCCGACTTCCGACCTGCGAGGAGCCAGGACCAGTGGATCTGGCATCAGTGCCATGG GCATTACCACAGCATGGCTGAGTTCACACATTACGATATACTTGATCTTAACTTCACCAAAGTAGCTGAAGGACACAAAGCAAGCTTCTGTTTGGAAGATAGCGAATGTTCCCCGGGTGTTTCTCCACGTTTTGATTGCGATCAGCCTGGTGGAGGGGTGCAAGGTATTGCTGTGGGCTGTGCAGATAATTACCA GTACAACATAGATTGCCAGTGGATTGACATTTCTGATATTACTGCTGGAAACTACTTAATAAGA ATTCGTGTCAATCCTGGTACTTTGGTTGCGGAATCCGATTTTGGAAACAACGAGgttatttgtaatttacaaTATGATGGAAGTCGAGTTTGGGCATGGAATTGTCATATAC CTGATGACTTTGACCCAGAGATATTGATACGTTATTACACATCGGAAGTCTACCCTTAA
- the LOC100185346 gene encoding uncharacterized protein LOC100185346 yields the protein MQARENQLCKSEKESALTRIKITVYDQDFTPYSGFIQSRNPESLFCISNFQSSIHMFDKFDKKHKQFEATKRKEIYCGEQLLSYSQISTPSATNCLIATFSVGFNFSNVMLFCDNRIFSLFRVKQTPWSSAWCGYPGEENRISYSLDEKIVMVPNIMYERQGLPNGKTTRLSARITAQHFSRSCKLHFNGLLNGSIICKDWSAGMKTVFNFKPPGKTNQKVTDVEMLSDGRRCIARYFSTIDSTKLWDLRWANSPLLEYYCCDVTSVRSLKKFHISSDEKILAVDYGKSDSSSLFNISDGRLLACYKGMVSPLYSDCWPMLDGNPGTLGVERNCMVFQPLGSVQNWNN from the exons ATGCAAGCAAGGGAAAACCAACTCTGTAAATCTGAAAAAGAAAGCGCTTTAACAAGAATTAAGATAACAGTATATGACCAAGATTTTACACCTTACTCTGGTTTCATCCAATCTAGAAATCCTGAGTCATTATTTTGCATTTCAAACTTCCAATCTAGTATTCACATGTTTgataaatttgataaaaaacataaacaatttgAAGCCACAAAACGGAAAGAGATTTATTGTGGAGAACAATTATTAAGTTACAGCCAAATTTCGACACCATCTGCTACTAATTGTCTCATTGCAACATTTTCAGTTGGTTTCAATTTTTCAAATGTGATGCTATTTTGCGATAACAGAATTTTCTCTCTCTTTCGTGTTAAACAGACGCCATGGTCAAGTGCATGGTGTGGGTACCCCGGcgaagaaaacagaataagcTACTCCCTGGATGAGAAGATAGTCATGGTGCCAAATATAATGTATGAAAGACAGGGGTTACctaatggtaaaacaacaagACTTTCAGCCAGAATAACTGCCCAGCATTTTTCGAGGTCATGCAAATTACATTTCAATGGGTTATTGAATGGAAGTATAATATGTAAAGACTGGAGTGCTGGCATGAAGAcagtgtttaattttaaaccaccag gaaaaacaaaccagaaggTTACAGATGTTGAAATGTTGTCAGATGGTAGAAGATGCATTGCAAGATATTTTTCAACTATAGACTCTACTAAGTTATGGGATTTAAGATGGGCTAACTCTCCACTGTTGGAGTATTACTGTTGTGATGTAACTTCTGTTCGATCTTTGAAGAAATTCCACATTTCCAGTGATGAGAAAATTCTTGCTGTTGATTATGGTAAATCTGACAGCTCATCTTTATTCAACATATCAGATGGACGCTTATTGGCATGTTATAAAGGCATGGTGTCACCATTATATTCTGACTGTTGGCCTATGTTAGATGGGAATCCTGGTACACTGGGAGTAGAACGCAACTGTATGGTATTTCAACCATTAGGTAGTGTTCAAAATTGGAACAATTAA